In the genome of Roseovarius sp. Pro17, the window CCGTCCCTTTCCCGCCCTCGCGCCGCATCTGGCGGACCGCGCCATCGCGGACGCGCCCGGCGCGCTGCGCCATGATCTGACCATCGACGCCCGGCTTCAGGCCCAGCTTGAGACGCTTGCCGCCCGTGCGGTGCGCGGTCTGCCCAGCGCGGTGTCGGTCGCGATCGTGCTGGCCGATCATCGCAGCGGAGATATCCTCGCCTCTGTCGGGTCCGCCGGTTACGATTCGGGCGCGCGGCAGGGATTTGTCGACATGACGCAGGCGCTACGCTCGCCCGGATCGACGCTGAAGCCGGTGATTTACGGCATGGCTTTTGATCGGGGTCTAGCGCATCCGCAAACACTGATAAACGACGCACCCGTGCGTTTCGGCGGTTACGCGCCGCAGAATTTTGACGGCCATTTTCGCGGTGAACTGACCGTGACAGACGCCCTGCGCCAATCGCTGAATATCCCCATCGTGCGCCTGATGGACGAAATCGGCCCGGCCCATCTGATGGACACGATGCGCCGCGCCGGGATGCATCCCGAATTGCCCGGCGATCACGCGGGCCTCGCCGTCGCGCTGGGCGGTATCGGTATTACGCTGTCGGATATGGTGCAACTCTACGCCGCTCTCGCGCGGGGCGGCGAGGCGATTCCACTTCACTGGCGGCAGGGCGAGGGGGACGCGAGCCCCACCCCCATCCTCAGCCGCTCTGCCGCGTGGCAGGTGGGCGATATCCTCGCGGGCCTGACGCCCCCTCCCAATGCCCCCAGCCGGACGTTGGCGTACAAGACCGGCACCTCCTACGGCCATCGCGATGCCTGGGCGCTGGGCTATGACGGCGCGCATGTGGCGGGTGTCTGGATCGGGCGGCCTGACGGCACGCCGGTGCCGGGCGCGTTCGGCGGCGATCTGGCCGCGCCGATCCTGTTCGAGGCGTTCCAGCGGCTGAAGCCCGCGCCCGATCCGCTGCCCGCGCCCCCGCCTGAAACGCTGATTGTCTCGACCGCCGAACTGCCGCAACCGCTACGTCGCTTTACTGGGCGCAGCGCGGTCTTTGCCCCGGATCCCGGCGCGCCCGAGCTGATTTTTCCGCCCGAAGGCGCGACGCTGGCCGAGTTCGGCGCAGGCCTGCCGGTCAAGGTGCGCGGCGGCAAGCCGCCTTATACATGGATGGCAAACGGCCAGCCGATGCTGACCGGCGTGCAGGTGCCACAGGCCAGCCTGCCGGGGCTAGGTGCGGGATTCAGCCAGATATCGGTCATCGACGCGCTGGGGCGCAGCGCGCGGGTGAATATTCGGCTGGATTGATGTCGGTTAACCCAGCGCGCCCTCGGCAGCAGCGCGAATGGCGCGCATATTCTCGCCATAAGGCGCAGGATTGTCGACGCTGCCACCTTTGAACACACCCGAGCCAGCAACAAACACATCGGCCCCAGCCGCCGCCATCAAAGGCGCGGTTTCGGGAGTCATGCCACCGTCGATCTCGATATGAATAGGCCGGTCGCCGATCATGGCGCGCAGGGACCGCACCTTTTCAATCTGGCTATGGATGAATTTCTGCCCGCCAAAGCCGGGGTTGACTGTCATCACGCAAACCAGATCGATCATGTCCAGCAAATGCGGCACCGCGTCCAGCCCCGTGCCGGGGTTCAGCGCCAGCCCGGCCTTGCAACCAGCCCCGCGAATGGCCTGCAACGTGCGGTGGATATGCGGGCCTGCCTCAAGATGCGCGGTCAGGATATCAGCGCCTGCATCGGCATAGGCATCGATATAGGCATCCACCGGCGAGATCATCAGATGCACGTCCATGACGGTCTGAATATGCGGGCGAATCGCCTTGAGCAGGGGCGGGCCGAAGGTGAGGTTTGGCACGAAATGCCCGTCCATCACGTCGACATGCACCCAATCGCAGCCCTCGGCCTCGATCGCGCGAATCTCCTGCCCGAAATTGGCGAAATCTGCGGAGAGGATTGAGGGGGCGATCCTGATCTGGCGGTCGAATGTCATATGGCTGGCTCCGGTGTGGCTGATGGGGCTTAGATGGGGCCTAACCCCGCCCAAGGTCAAGGCCGCCCGATTGCAGCGCGGCCCGGATTGTGCCACCTGTCGTCGCAACCCGTGACGAAAGGCCCAGCCCATGACCGACGCCCCCATCGACCCCGCGCTGCTGGAATCCCCATCCGGCCTGCAAACCCATCTGGGATATCAGCTCACCGAATGGTCGCGCGATCACGCGCAGGTCGAGCTGGATTTTGCAGAGCATCTGCATAATCGCCAAGGACTGCTGCATGGCGGCGTCCACGCGCTGCTGCTGGACACGGCCATGGGCTATGCGGGATGCTACACAGGCGAGCCGGGCGCGCAACAAAACGCCCTGACGTTGTCGATGACGGTCAACTATGTCGGCCAGTTGCAAGGCAAGCGGATCATCGCCACGGCCAAGCGCATCGGCGGCGGGCGCAAGACCTACTTTGCCGAGGCGCGGGTGACGGACGAGACGGGCACCCTAGCGGCCACCGCCACTGGCGTTTTTCGCTATCGAAGCGGGCCGCTGACTGGCTGAGGCCACCACGTAACCACCTGATCGCGCTTGACACGGGGCGAAGGTCGCGCCAACGCTCGCCCCCATGTTGGATCTGCGCCCGGTGGGATATGTTATCGGCCTGACGGCCATGGCGCTGGGCCTTGCCATGCTACTGCCGCTCGTGGTGGATATCGCCGAGAGCCGCGGCCACTGGCATGTTTTCGCGCAGTCTTCGATCCTGACGATCCTGATCGGCGGCCTTGTTGCAGGTGCGTGCCGCAACGGGGTGGGCGAAGGGCTGACCATTCGCCAGACCTTCCTGCTGACGACTGGCGTATGGGTCGTGCTACCCGTCTTTGGCGCGCTGCCCTTCATGCTGGGGGCGACCGGCCTCGATTTTACAGACGCCGTGTTCGAGGCGATGTCGGGACTGACGACGACCGGCTCGACCGTGGTCGAGGGGCTGGATACGTTACCCAAGGGACTGCTGTTGTGGCGCGGCATCATGCAATGGCTGGGCGGGATCGGTATCATCGTCGTCGCCATGGTGTTCCTGCCCGAACTGCGGGTCGGCGGCATGCAGATATTCAAGGCCGAATCGTTCGACACGATGGGCAAGATACTGCCACGCGCGGGTGAGATCGCCAGCCGCATTTCCGTGATCTATCTGGGCATGACGCTGGCCTGCATCATGTCCTACATCGCCACCGGCATGACCGCATTCGACGCCACGGTTCATGCCATGACGACCGTTGCGACCGGCGGCATGTCGAACTACGACGCCTCCTTTGGCGCGCTTCACCCTTCGGCTGAATATGTGGCGGTCATCTTTATGATGCTGTCGGCACTGCCCTTTGTGCGGTTCGTGCAGCTGACCGCAGGCACTGCAAAGCCCCTGCTACGCGACCCGCAGGTGCGCGGCTTTTTCACGACGATCAGCTGCATCGTCGGCGTGCTGACCATGTGGCAATTCTTTCAGCGTCAGCATTTCACCGAAGAGACATTCCGCGAGGTGCTGTTCAACGTCGTATCGATCATTACCGGCACCGGATATGCCAGCGAAGATTATATGCTCTGGGGGCCTTTCGCTGTCTCGATCTTTTTCTTTACCGGGCTGATCGGCGGCTGCGCCGGATCGACGGCCTGCTCGGTCAAGATTTTTCGCTATCAACTGCTGTTCGCATCCATCCGCGTACAACTGGCCCGCATCCGCACGCCGCATGGCGTGTTCACACCGCGCTATGCGGGGCGTGCTGTGGACAACGACGTGCTGAGTTCGGTCATGTCGTTCTTTGTTTTCTTTACCGTCAGCCTCGGCCTTATCTCGGTGCTGCTCGGCCTCACGGGCCTTGATTTCACCACCGCCATTTCGGGTGCCGCGACCGCGCTGGGCAATATCGGCCCCGGTCTGGGCGACACGATCGGCCCTGCAGGCAACTTCGTAACGCTAAACGACACGGCCAAGTGGATCCTGACCACCGCCATGCTGATCGGCCGGTTGGAGCTGGTCGTCGTCTATGCCATATTCACCGTATCATTCTGGAGGATCTGATGTCTGATACATCCCACACTCGCCCCTTGGGCGCACAAATCTCGCACATGCTGAAATCGCGGGGCGTTGACACAATCTTTGGCATCCCCGGCGTCCACAATCAGGAAATGTATCGCGGCATCGAAGAGGCGGGCATCCGTCATTTCCTGGCCCGGCACGAACAGGGCGCGGGCTTCATGGCCGACGGATACGCCCGCGCCAGCGGCAAGCCCGGTATCGCCTATGTCATCACTGGACCCGGCCTGTGCAACACCATGACGCCGATGGGACAGGCCTATTCCGACAGCGTGCCGGTGCTGGTGCTGTCCTCGTGCCTTGACGATACCGCCGCGACGCGCGGTCAGTTGCATCAAATGCTGGATCAGCAAGCGGCGGGTGCGACCGTGTCCGACTGGTCCTACACCGCGAACAACGCGGATGCGGCCTATACGCTGATCGACCGCGCGCTGAGCGAGTTTCAGACAAAGCGTCCCCGCACCAAGCATATTCAGGTACCCATCGCCGCGCTGGAAGGCGAAGCCAAGGCCGCGCCTGACAAACCGCCCAGCCTCAAGCCGGTGCGCCACGTCCTGCCCGAGGGTATCGCGGGCCAGATCATGGCGGCCAATTGCCCGCTCTTTATCCTCGGCGGTGGCGCTGTGCGCGCCTCTGAACAGGCGCGGCGTGCCCTGACGACGCTCAAGGCAGCCAGCTTTCCGACAGACGCCGGGCGTGGCATCATTTCGATCAAGGACGACCCGCTGCATTTCGGTGGCTATCTGGGTCGGCCTGAAACCGCCAAGGTCGCCGCAAGCGCCGATCTGGTGATCGTCGTCGGCAGCGAATTGTCCGAGACGGACCTCTGGCGTGACAAGCTGGAGCATACCGCACAGATGATCCGCGTCGATATCGACCCCGAAGTGCTGGGCCAAGAGCCGGGCAGCATCGCCGTCCCGATGGACGCAAATGACTTTTTCACCGGGCTGAACGCTGCCATCGAGGGTCATAGCGCCGACACGTCATGGACCGCCGACGAGATCACCAAGGCGCGCAAACGCTGGCGCGCGGAAGCGGATTCCGAACGCCCCGGCATCGCGCGCATCTGCGACGCATTGCGCGAAGTGATGCCCGAGGACACGATGTTCTTCTCGGACATGACTCAGTTCGCCTATGCGGGCAAAGAATTCTGGGACATGGATCGACCCGGCCACTGGCACCACCCCTACGGATTTGGCACACTGGGCTATGCTCTGCCCGCCGGTATCGGCGGCGCAGCGGCCCGGCCCGGCCTGCCTACGGTGATTATCGCAGGCGATTACGGCTTCCAATACACCGTGCAGGAACTGGGAACAGCGGTCGAACTGGGACAGCCGCTGCCGATCCTGCTATGGGACAATGGCAAGCTGAAAGAGATCGAGGACAGCATGGTTGCCGCGCAGATTGCGCCCAATTCGGTAATCGCGCACAACCCCGATTTCTGCGCATTGGCAAAAGCCTACGGGGCCAAAGCCGAAGCGCCGAAAACGTTGGAAGCACTGAAAAAAGCCGTGACAGCGGCGTTCAAGGCCGATGGCCCGACGCTGATCTACATGACCGGCAATATGAAGGACAGCTAACGCAAAGTGCCGGGAAAGCGCGCGTTTTCCCGGCAAATCAGCCGATGCGCCCCACGGGACCTATCGCGCCTGTCTGCCCGCGATGCAGCAGCAGATGATCCAGCAGCACACAGGCCATCATCGCCTCGCCCACCGGCACCGCGCGGATGCCGACGCAGGGATCGTGACGGCCCTTTGTGACCACTTCGGTCGCGCTGCCATCCATGCGAATCGACTTGCGCGGGCTGAGAATCGACGAGGTCGGCTTGACCGCGAACCGCACGACGATGTCCTGACCGGTCGAAATACCGCCCAAGATACCGCCTGCATGATTGCTGCTATATTCCGGCCCGTTCGCGCCCATGTAAATCTCATCGGCGTTGTCGGTGCCCATCAGCTCGGCCGCTGCCATTCCTTCGCCAATCTCGACACCCTTCACCGCATTGATAGACATCATCGCAGCAGCCAGATCGGTATCCAGCTTGGCATAGACCGGCGCGCCCAGCCCCGCAGGCACGCCCCGCGCGACCACCTCGACAATCGCCCCGACCGAGTTGTGGGCCTTGCGCAGCTTTTGCAAATACGCCTCCCACTCGGGCGCGGCGTCACTGTCGGGCAGCCAGAAATCGTTGCCCTCAATCGCGTCCCAGTCAAACCGCGCACGGTTCAGCGTCATGGCCCCCATGCGCGTCATGTAGCCTTTGACCTGAACGCCCGGCACCAACTGGTCCAGCGCCGCGCGGGCAATTCCACCAGCGGCGACACGCGCCGCCGTTTCGCGGGCCGAACTGCGCCCGCCGCCGCGATAATCGCGCAGCCCGTATTTCTGGTGATAGGTAATGTCGGCATGACCGGGTCGGAACGTGTTGGCGATATCGCCGTAATCGCGGCTGCGTTGATCGGTGTTTTCGATCATCAATTGTATGGACGTGCCGGTCGTCTTGCCCTCAAACACGCCAGACAGGATCTGCACCGCGTCAGGCTCATTCCGCTGGGTCATGTTTTTGTTCTGGCCGGGGCGCCGCTTGTCCAGCCACTGCTGCAGCGTCGCCTCGTCCAACGCCACGCCCGGCGGGCATCCATCAACCGTCGCGCCTAACGCTGGTCCATGGCTTTCGCCCCAGGTCGTAACGCGGAACATATGTCCGAAAGTATTGAGGCTCATGGCGCGGCTCCTTTGGCGCCCGGTCTAGCCGTCCGGCCCCAGCGCCTCAAGCCATTTTGAAATGGGCCGCCCCGATGCGAGGGCGGCCCCTCGCGATCAGATCAGCGATTCCGGCTTGACCGTGTCTATGTTCAGAGCGGTGCCGACCGCCTCATAGGTCAACTGTCCGGCATGCACATTCAGTCCGTTCAGAAGGTGCGGATCGTCTGCGCAGGCCTTTTTCCAACCCTTGTCAGCCAGCGCCAGCATGAAGGGCATCGTGGCATTCCCCAGCGCGATCGTCGACGTGCGTGCGACCGCCCCCGGCATGTTGGCGACGCAATAATGCACGATCCCGTCGACCTCATAGATCGGGTCCTGATGCGTCGTCGCGCGTGACGTCTCGAAACAACCACCCTGATCAATGGCCACGTCCACCAGAACCGAGCCCGGCTTCATCAGTGACAGCTGATCGCGGCTGACAAGCTTGGGCGCGGCTGCGCCGGGGATCAGCACGGCGCCGACCACCATATCCATGCGCGGCAACAGCTCCTCGACCGCGCCCTTGTCGGAATATTGCGTGGTCAGGCGACCCATGAACACATCGTCGAGATACGACAGACGCTGCACGGAGCGATCCAAGACCGTCACGTTAGCACCCATGCCGACCGCCACGCGCGCCGCCGCCATACCGACGACACCGCCGCCGATGATCGCCACATTCGCAGGGCGCACGCCCGGAACGCCACCCATCAGAACACCGCTGCCGCCATTCGCCTTTTGCAACGCCCATGACCCCGTCTGCGGCGCAAGACGACCGGCAACCTCAGACATCGGAGCGAGCAGAGGCAAACCGCCACCGTTGCCCGTCACCGTCTCATAGGCGATGGCAGTGCAGCCCGATGCGATCAGATCATGCGTCTGGTCCG includes:
- the rpe gene encoding ribulose-phosphate 3-epimerase, with protein sequence MTFDRQIRIAPSILSADFANFGQEIRAIEAEGCDWVHVDVMDGHFVPNLTFGPPLLKAIRPHIQTVMDVHLMISPVDAYIDAYADAGADILTAHLEAGPHIHRTLQAIRGAGCKAGLALNPGTGLDAVPHLLDMIDLVCVMTVNPGFGGQKFIHSQIEKVRSLRAMIGDRPIHIEIDGGMTPETAPLMAAAGADVFVAGSGVFKGGSVDNPAPYGENMRAIRAAAEGALG
- the pbpC gene encoding penicillin-binding protein 1C, whose product is MRAHRWLFALALTLGLAAGGRDALDRWIDATPMPPLLSATGTEVLDRDGRTLRVYTVADGRWRLEPGQVDAAFIDMLIAYEDRRYRSHFGVDLRAMLRAAMQAVWNGGIVSGGSTLTMQTARLMEDGSTGQWAGKARQIRLALALERRLTKDQILQIYLTRAPYGGNIEGIRGATLAWFGKEPARLTPAEAALLVALPQSPETRRPDRHRDAARVARDRVLDRMARQGILSDEAASAAKLDPVPSARRPFPALAPHLADRAIADAPGALRHDLTIDARLQAQLETLAARAVRGLPSAVSVAIVLADHRSGDILASVGSAGYDSGARQGFVDMTQALRSPGSTLKPVIYGMAFDRGLAHPQTLINDAPVRFGGYAPQNFDGHFRGELTVTDALRQSLNIPIVRLMDEIGPAHLMDTMRRAGMHPELPGDHAGLAVALGGIGITLSDMVQLYAALARGGEAIPLHWRQGEGDASPTPILSRSAAWQVGDILAGLTPPPNAPSRTLAYKTGTSYGHRDAWALGYDGAHVAGVWIGRPDGTPVPGAFGGDLAAPILFEAFQRLKPAPDPLPAPPPETLIVSTAELPQPLRRFTGRSAVFAPDPGAPELIFPPEGATLAEFGAGLPVKVRGGKPPYTWMANGQPMLTGVQVPQASLPGLGAGFSQISVIDALGRSARVNIRLD
- the aroC gene encoding chorismate synthase yields the protein MSLNTFGHMFRVTTWGESHGPALGATVDGCPPGVALDEATLQQWLDKRRPGQNKNMTQRNEPDAVQILSGVFEGKTTGTSIQLMIENTDQRSRDYGDIANTFRPGHADITYHQKYGLRDYRGGGRSSARETAARVAAGGIARAALDQLVPGVQVKGYMTRMGAMTLNRARFDWDAIEGNDFWLPDSDAAPEWEAYLQKLRKAHNSVGAIVEVVARGVPAGLGAPVYAKLDTDLAAAMMSINAVKGVEIGEGMAAAELMGTDNADEIYMGANGPEYSSNHAGGILGGISTGQDIVVRFAVKPTSSILSPRKSIRMDGSATEVVTKGRHDPCVGIRAVPVGEAMMACVLLDHLLLHRGQTGAIGPVGRIG
- a CDS encoding thiamine pyrophosphate-binding protein; the encoded protein is MSDTSHTRPLGAQISHMLKSRGVDTIFGIPGVHNQEMYRGIEEAGIRHFLARHEQGAGFMADGYARASGKPGIAYVITGPGLCNTMTPMGQAYSDSVPVLVLSSCLDDTAATRGQLHQMLDQQAAGATVSDWSYTANNADAAYTLIDRALSEFQTKRPRTKHIQVPIAALEGEAKAAPDKPPSLKPVRHVLPEGIAGQIMAANCPLFILGGGAVRASEQARRALTTLKAASFPTDAGRGIISIKDDPLHFGGYLGRPETAKVAASADLVIVVGSELSETDLWRDKLEHTAQMIRVDIDPEVLGQEPGSIAVPMDANDFFTGLNAAIEGHSADTSWTADEITKARKRWRAEADSERPGIARICDALREVMPEDTMFFSDMTQFAYAGKEFWDMDRPGHWHHPYGFGTLGYALPAGIGGAAARPGLPTVIIAGDYGFQYTVQELGTAVELGQPLPILLWDNGKLKEIEDSMVAAQIAPNSVIAHNPDFCALAKAYGAKAEAPKTLEALKKAVTAAFKADGPTLIYMTGNMKDS
- a CDS encoding TrkH family potassium uptake protein, producing MLDLRPVGYVIGLTAMALGLAMLLPLVVDIAESRGHWHVFAQSSILTILIGGLVAGACRNGVGEGLTIRQTFLLTTGVWVVLPVFGALPFMLGATGLDFTDAVFEAMSGLTTTGSTVVEGLDTLPKGLLLWRGIMQWLGGIGIIVVAMVFLPELRVGGMQIFKAESFDTMGKILPRAGEIASRISVIYLGMTLACIMSYIATGMTAFDATVHAMTTVATGGMSNYDASFGALHPSAEYVAVIFMMLSALPFVRFVQLTAGTAKPLLRDPQVRGFFTTISCIVGVLTMWQFFQRQHFTEETFREVLFNVVSIITGTGYASEDYMLWGPFAVSIFFFTGLIGGCAGSTACSVKIFRYQLLFASIRVQLARIRTPHGVFTPRYAGRAVDNDVLSSVMSFFVFFTVSLGLISVLLGLTGLDFTTAISGAATALGNIGPGLGDTIGPAGNFVTLNDTAKWILTTAMLIGRLELVVVYAIFTVSFWRI
- the ald gene encoding alanine dehydrogenase; its protein translation is MKIGCPTEIKSQEFRVGMTPNAAQEAVAHGHEVVVQAGAGIGAGFTDADYTAAGATIVDSANEVYASADMIVKVKEPQAVERKMLREGQVLFAYLHLAPDPDQTHDLIASGCTAIAYETVTGNGGGLPLLAPMSEVAGRLAPQTGSWALQKANGGSGVLMGGVPGVRPANVAIIGGGVVGMAAARVAVGMGANVTVLDRSVQRLSYLDDVFMGRLTTQYSDKGAVEELLPRMDMVVGAVLIPGAAAPKLVSRDQLSLMKPGSVLVDVAIDQGGCFETSRATTHQDPIYEVDGIVHYCVANMPGAVARTSTIALGNATMPFMLALADKGWKKACADDPHLLNGLNVHAGQLTYEAVGTALNIDTVKPESLI
- a CDS encoding PaaI family thioesterase; its protein translation is MTDAPIDPALLESPSGLQTHLGYQLTEWSRDHAQVELDFAEHLHNRQGLLHGGVHALLLDTAMGYAGCYTGEPGAQQNALTLSMTVNYVGQLQGKRIIATAKRIGGGRKTYFAEARVTDETGTLAATATGVFRYRSGPLTG